TAAACAATGGTCATCATTGTTTGTATTTTTCATAATGATGACTTTGGAAGTTGTTAGTCATCAGGATCGAAAATGTATCGAAGAGACAACCGTAACGACTCATTAAAAAATTGAACACCATAATGTTTTTGCCAGTAATTGGTCGGCATGGTTTAGATTTTTATAACTTGCCAGCTAATCATAACCGTCAACTCGTTGTCAAGGATTAGGGATGAATGTCGTGACGACCCTGTGAATGCTACTTTCGGAGATGAAAGGTCGTCATGATACTCATCCCATGAAGATGACGACTAAAAGTTAACATGAAAGGTCGTCAAGGTGGATGAAGAGAAACCCTAACGACCACATAACTGTAATTCAACAATTTTaaattttctgatctaatttgacatacaaacaacaaaataaagtacCCGATAGATTTTATGTACTCAGTTACTTTCTCAATGTCATATTTTCTTTggtttcttcattttcaaagatTACTTCTTCACCCCCTAATTTTTTTTCCCAATTGAATTGTTGCATAGTCTTTCCAATATTAGGGTCATCAAGATTACGTTTTTCTCTTAGTTTGTTTGGTACTTCTGCATGTTTGGAGTTTTATCGACGATTACAAAGAATTGGTTGACGAGTTATCAAAtgaagaaatgaaggagaagaaaacaatAAAGAAGGAGTAATAGTGGTCGTTAGGTTGGAAGGAGTAGAAATGATGATTAAATGAAATTGATATTACCAAtaggttagttttaattagaATTACCAAGGATAGTTTTATAACTTCACCTAATATCGGCACCTTTCGGCCTTGCTTCTAAGTCTCACTTAAATTTTTGTATAGCTTAATTGGTTTGAGTACCCAACCAAGGAGTTATCACCATAAGAACTTTTCCTTAATGAGGTTGTTGCTGcattgaaaaagaaagaaaatcttttgtgaatttattcttccaaacaaaaataaacaaagaaatGTGCCTGTAACTGATATTTCCTTTCGGACTGAACACCGACCTGACATTATCTTTGTTTCAGGAAATTAGTGATATTTCATACTCCCTTTGTTTCAAAAAGACCGTTCTCTATTCCATTTTcctcagtttcaaaattgtgtccaacttctgtttatagtcgtgtttagggatgcacatgggtcggtttgggtcgggtttggcctcacccaccacccaacccactgatggtgggtagcagaagttgtcacccacaaccaacccaagataacaatgggtcggttttcacccgacccacattacaatgggttgggtcgggtgggtggtgggttacccaccgtaaaatacacattacagttacattgcatcaaaaaaaaaagttacagacttACCTAAAACTCTTACAGATGACAATTAAAGAACTGACCCCAAGTCAAGTGTAAAAAAATGATAATTATAATccagagaagtaagaagttggtgcaaagaTGCAAAGTGCATACAAATTACAAGAAATGAGTTCAATTGttcgaagctcaaaagataaaagactattcaaggaagtgattgaagaagtgaagactgaagtgaagttagcgatttaggtttaggcattatacATCACTACTTCAACGGCTGTGattcatctaggataggtaatctaagggttaatATTAACTAAGAAATATTTAAGTGGGTGGGTGcgttgggtcgggtgagggaagttttgacccatagtcgacccacaatactatgggttttgatgttgtgacccatagtcgacccgctcctaggtgggttgggtcgggtgtgggtaatttcaggcgggtgtgggttgggtCGGTGGGTTAAGTCgggtttgtgcagccctagtcgtgtttttccaatgaactctctatAATAACCTTCAATTTATTATATTCATAAATGCATTTTTGATGAGACATaatataaaatattaaaaaaatatataattaaaGAAACAAATATACCCTTCATTTCTTTTAAAAGACAACATATTTGGGGGACACCTAATGACGTGGATGGGTTTTTCCTAATCCATTGGTCGACGGGTTGGATGCGGGTGCGACATCTAAAATCCACCATCCAACTGAACTGACCCGCCTAGTTTATGGGCGTGGTTGATACTTCTCCTGAAGCCCAAAACATTGAGCGCCACCGTTTTCAGACTTTtacagagaagagaagatgaacaggaagaagagattgaaagaAAAATGGATGGGCGAAACCGAATTCATCTCAGAGAGATGGAATTAGGCGGCGGCGGAGGAGGAAGATCACCACAAATCCCTCTTCATCCAGTCGAAAACCCTCATCACCACGACCACCACCTCCAACAACCAGATTTCCACCCACATCAAGCCCTAATTGAAGAACAACTCCACCACCAACACCGTGAAATGCAAAACCTATTATTAGACAATCAACGATTAGCAGCAACACATGTAGCACTCAAACAAGAACTCTCAGCTTCCAATGAAGAAATCCGTCACATCTCTACAGTTGCTTCTCAGGTGAAAGCAGATAGAGATATTGAAATCAGATCACTATATGAACAGTCATTGAAATTAGAATCGGAGGTTTCATCAATTGGGAAATTTAGTTCTGAGTTAGCTCAAGCTAAGGTTGATATACAGAAATTGAATGCTAACAAATTGGATTTAACTTCGAAGTTGCAGGCTGTCAATGGTGATCTCGTTAGGGTTCGTCAAGAACGGGAAGAAGCTAAATCAATTGAGTCTGACATTGATGCCATGCGCCTTGAGGTCCAAAAGGGAAGGTATAAAAAATGCATTTTATTGGGGCAATTGCCCCCATTTGCACAAATTTATGGATTTTGTGTAGAAATATGTATAGTTTGCCACTGCAGGGTAACTGCCCCCATTTGCTGTTACTTGTACAGTTTGATTGAGTGTTTTGGTTAACTGATTAAGGGATTTAGTCATGTTGGAAATCGGGCAGGGCTGCTATTGAGTTTGAGAAAAAGGCACATGCTGAAAACCTTGAACATAAGCAAGTATTGGAGAAAAACATGAATGAATTGACTCAAGCAATTGAGAAACTACGTTCAGAGCTTGCTGACGCAGAGAAGAGAGCTCAAGCGGCAAATGCAGCTAGTGCTTCTGTGATGGTTGCTCCAAACCCAGGTATTAGATGCTTTGAAATCTGAGCTAAGAGTTGTTCGCTTTTGTTGTTTTGGAGATGTTCATTGTTTACACAAGACTTTTGTGGATCCAACCAATTACTTTTTGGCGAATTGTTGAGAGCAAATTATACTTTGAATCGTTTCAGGTCCTGTATATGCTGGAAGCTATGGACATCCTCAGATGGGATATGTGGGAGTCAGACCTTCATATTTTGATCCTTACAGATGGTATGTGATTATTTTGCTGTTTCCACTGAAGTTCATAGTTTCACTATGTTTCCACTGTGTGAATCAATTACAAATTCCTTTTATCTTGTTTATATGGTATGGAGAAGCAAACTTGACACATATGTAGAGCTATTAATGGTTATCTATTCACTACGCCCGCAGAATTATAGCTATTGCCTAGATATTAGGTTAACCTTTTAGACTTTTACGTGTGCGCATGTATCTCAATATTTCACACCTATCAACTTGTGATGCCTCCTGATATTCTGAAACTTTAACTTTCGGGGTAGTAGTGACTGATCTGGGAACATACCAATCCTTCCCTAGTGGAAGTTGCTCTCAGACATGTTCTATACTTGCCGTCCTAACTCTCCACCCCTAAAGATCAGTTATATTATGTTCTAATTTGTCAATACCAACAAAGTTGTTCATTTCAGGTGCAACGCAATGTTGATGCCCGGTTTCAGTATGGATCAGAAGCAATTGCATATGCTCCATATGGCGTACAACAAAGTCAAGTATATAGATGAATGCCGTTAGACATTGAACCACCAGGATTCTTATTCATGCCGTGCACAATATGAGAGAAGGCAGAATCTGTTTCGGGTTGCCCCAGGAATTAGAGCTTGCTTGACCTCTCCAGGGCGTCTCAAATGTTATACCGTTGTCAGAAGTCTTCTTCAACCAAATACAGGCTACATATTTTGGTTATATTGCCACTTGTGAATATATTCTCAGTTCTCAATCATAAACGAGCACTGTATTTACAACTGGAGACTCTGATCTTGTCGTTTTTGCACTTTTCTGATCTAAATTCTAAGGTTCACTCTAGCCTGTGGATATGGAATGTTGGTTTAGGTTTTTTGTTAGAGAGATGTGTCTTACTCCACCGGTTCTTGTGGAGAATCAACCAAGgcagaaaaaaataatttattattttcaaaaatttgggttGCTGGACGGATTTGAAACCATAAATTTTATTTGGATAATTGGATCAGATTGCAAAACCTACATGATTCATTTGGGCGATGGTAACCGTAAAATAACAACGAAGTTGATGCTTTGATTAGGGTCCAACCATGTTGCATATGCCACGGAGCATTTGTATATCATCAAACTGAAGAACCAGGTCAGTTATAGGGTGTACCAAGGGTTCTAATGTCAACTAAGTTGTTAATACAATTCAGGAGCAACACAATGTTGATGCTCGATTCCAGTACGGGAATGCAGGAGTCAAATCATAAATAGAGCTTGCTTGACCCCACTAAGATGTTGCAAAATGTTCTGTCATATATGGATCAGGAGGCGATATTATGGATTAATTTACAAGGCAGAGTTTGGGTAACAATTGTCAGGTTACAGTGTTACACTGAATGGCGTCGGAGTCAAAAAGGCAGATTTTGGGTTAACCAAACTGGGACACATCTATCCCCACAACAGGACATATCTATAAGTGCTGCTGCTACCCTCTTCTGTTTACATTCGGTACAAACTTATACCGATGCAGCAAATGCAACGGTAGTTAACAGGAATTTCGGTAGGTAGACTAATTCAACAAGTCAGATCCACCAGTTCTAAACTTGCCATTTCTGTTTTCCTTTCCTAGCATGCAGTTGATGAGCTACTTCATTTTCTCTTCATCAATGTGATAACTTTAAGTgaacatgcaaaaaaaaaaaaaccacaaaaagGAAAGCAAGTGAACATGTGCTTCAAGTCTCAATACAAGAAAATTCAGGTCTAAAGGCAATCACTAACTTCTTTATAACATATTAAGGGAGCAGTCACTCACCTGTAAATCTCAACCTACCATAGTAGCAGCAATTTGGAGGTTATCCACATTCCTCGATAAAAAGATTCACATAACTTGAAATTATTCCTAAGCTTAAAATAACAAAATCCCTTCAACTTGTAATAGGGGAGAAGGAGCAAAGAGAGGGGACGTTTGCTTAGACAATGTGAGACCACCTACCTCTTT
The nucleotide sequence above comes from Papaver somniferum cultivar HN1 unplaced genomic scaffold, ASM357369v1 unplaced-scaffold_115, whole genome shotgun sequence. Encoded proteins:
- the LOC113329032 gene encoding protein FLC EXPRESSOR-like isoform X1 encodes the protein MDGRNRIHLREMELGGGGGGRSPQIPLHPVENPHHHDHHLQQPDFHPHQALIEEQLHHQHREMQNLLLDNQRLAATHVALKQELSASNEEIRHISTVASQVKADRDIEIRSLYEQSLKLESEVSSIGKFSSELAQAKVDIQKLNANKLDLTSKLQAVNGDLVRVRQEREEAKSIESDIDAMRLEVQKGRAAIEFEKKAHAENLEHKQVLEKNMNELTQAIEKLRSELADAEKRAQAANAASASVMVAPNPGPVYAGSYGHPQMGYVGVRPSYFDPYRCCSFQVQRNVDARFQYGSEAIAYAPYGVQQSQVYR
- the LOC113329032 gene encoding protein FLX-like 1 isoform X4 — translated: MDGRNRIHLREMELGGGGGGRSPQIPLHPVENPHHHDHHLQQPDFHPHQALIEEQLHHQHREMQNLLLDNQRLAATHVALKQELSASNEEIRHISTVASQAVNGDLVRVRQEREEAKSIESDIDAMRLEVQKGRAAIEFEKKAHAENLEHKQVLEKNMNELTQAIEKLRSELADAEKRAQAANAASASVMVAPNPGPVYAGSYGHPQMGYVGVRPSYFDPYRCCSFQVQRNVDARFQYGSEAIAYAPYGVQQSQVYR
- the LOC113329032 gene encoding protein FLC EXPRESSOR-like isoform X2, whose product is MDGRNRIHLREMELGGGGGGRSPQIPLHPVENPHHHDHHLQQPDFHPHQALIEEQLHHQHREMQNLLLDNQRLAATHVALKQELSASNEEIRHISTVASQVKADRDIEIRSLYEQSLKLESEVSSIGKFSSELAQAKVDIQKLNANKLDLTSKLQAVNGDLVRVRQEREEAKSIESDIDAMRLEVQKGRAAIEFEKKAHAENLEHKQVLEKNMNELTQAIEKLRSELADAEKRAQAANAASASVMVAPNPGPVYAGSYGHPQMGYVGVRPSYFDPYRWCNAMLMPGFSMDQKQLHMLHMAYNKVKYIDECR
- the LOC113329032 gene encoding protein FLX-like 1 isoform X3, with translation MDGRNRIHLREMELGGGGGGRSPQIPLHPVENPHHHDHHLQQPDFHPHQALIEEQLHHQHREMQNLLLDNQRLAATHVALKQELSASNEEIRHISTVASQLQAVNGDLVRVRQEREEAKSIESDIDAMRLEVQKGRAAIEFEKKAHAENLEHKQVLEKNMNELTQAIEKLRSELADAEKRAQAANAASASVMVAPNPGPVYAGSYGHPQMGYVGVRPSYFDPYRCCSFQVQRNVDARFQYGSEAIAYAPYGVQQSQVYR